CACGGCCACTTAGAGTTAATTTACCATCTGTGTTTATAATTGATCGCGATTCTACTTGATAGCCTACATTCGTATAATTAGAGGTTAAATATACCTCAGGCAGTGGAAAACTTGCCTTTATATATCCAGACAAATCAAAGTCACCAGACCCAATCTCACCACTTAAATTATTAATTAATATTTTTTTGTCACGATAAGAACCGACACCACTTGCATTTGAAATTTCTAATGCAACGCTTTTTAGCTTGAGTCCAAAGTTGGAAGTACTTAATGAATGAGACAAGTCATATTTATTACGATTTCCAACAATAATCCCCTTCCCTTTAATTGTTCCAAGAATCCTTTCAATCTCACTTGTTAAAAGAGTTAAATAACTAAGATTAATGTCTAAGTCTTGCACGAGTTGAAAATTAGTATCAACATTACCACTACCCACTAAATTATAGAAGCCACCAGAGCCACTAAGTGATATGTTTAGCTGCTTAATTTCAGATTGGTCGACTTCAATCGAAGTCGGCCTTTTTAATGTTAAAGAGCGTCCGTAATTACTTATGTGAAACTGAGTCAAATTTACGATAGAACTCACAGGACGACTTGGATCGAAGTCGTAAGATAATTGACCACTAAGTTGCACGAATCCATTCAATTCATTATTAAAAGAGTTGTGCTCAGAAATAAATGCTAGAGACGGTTTGATGTCTGGCATGTCTACATTATAGTTTAAATTAATTCGTGGATGACTTTTACTAAAGTCTAATTCGCCGTCCATATGGATACTTTGATTTAGTAAATTAGTTTTAAAGTTGATTACCTTATCTTTAAAACTAAATTCTAACTCTGAAGCTCCAATCTCTTCATTTCCAATTTTTGTTTCAGATAAATATGCATTCCCTTTTCCTTTAAGAACGCCGTTTTTCTTTGCTTCAACACTAGCGGAAAAGTGGCCATTATAGCCTAAACCAAGATCACGATATCGATAAAAGCTACCAAGCTTTATCGGTGTAGTTAGAAAATTAATTTCTTCAAATCCATTTTTAAAATTATAAATGAAGTCTGCCGATACACTTGATTGATTTTTCTTAACAAATGCATCTTTAATAGAAACATCGTCATTTGTAACGACAAGCTTCAAAGAGATATTATCAATAGGTTCCTTATAAACGCTAACTTTATCTGAGTTGATTTTTAAAGAAGTATTAAAGCTTGAAAACTTACCATTCAAATTTACATCAGCATTAAAAACACCATCAAAAGGTGTCGTATAGACTTTTATATCTTCCCATATTGGCTTAACATTTCGTTCTAGTAGATTTAAGTCAACATTATTAAGTCCAATATTTAAATTAACCACTTCTTTATCTAGGTTAACAGTTCCTGCAATAGATGTTTGTCCATTAGTGCTGTTTTTAAGTTCATTCACATAAATAATATTCTTATCAATAGAGTATCTTAGATCTACGTTAGATTCTTTTTCTAAAAGAAAACCAAATACTTCAATATACTTCGCGTTCAAAGTATGAACATCAATAACAACTTCATCGGATCCTTTAATCTTAATATCAAAGTCACCTCGACCTTTTGCAACCTCCGCAATCTCTCCACCTAGGTCAGAAATATTGAAATCATTTGCTTTAACTGTGAAGTCCACTTCACTACCAATAACAGATCCCCAACCAACAAGAGAAGAATTATTCATTTTTGCATTAATACCAATTCTAAAATCATTCCCAGCAAAGATATTTAGGCTTGATATATCAACTCTTTCAAAATTTAAAATGTTATCATGAGATGGTTTTAGAGCTAAATTCTTGATGTAGACGGGACTACCTTTTATATTGTCAACAAGGACGTCTCCGTTTTCATTCATACTTAATAATACTTTTCCATTTGCACGACCTTTTAAAAGGACAAAGTCATCTCCTAAGAAGTATAAAATGTCATTTAAATGAAGATTCCTAGTTTCAACAATAACTTTATTTTCAACTACTTGTTCCGCACTAAAGTTCAAAACTATTTTATCTGAGATTCTAGCTTGTCCATTATTAACTTCACCAACAAATTCTCTTAATGCTAGTTTATTATTACGGAATGAATATTTCGTTTGAAATTTATCAAGGTTAACATAATCAGAATGAATATTACTTCCATTTGAAACCCCACTAACAAAAATATCTTTCTTATCAATAGCACCAGTTATCGTAGCCTTTCCTTCT
The DNA window shown above is from Bacteriovorax sp. BAL6_X and carries:
- a CDS encoding translocation/assembly module TamB domain-containing protein; translation: MRFVNKFLIIFTLVFGLLAVGAWRFIQSRYVSTILTEYINKNLILDSDMSLSFSRVSGGFFPPRTILEDVNFKVKDELEVHVKDVSAAFSLLSLFSSNIRFNSVDFSDGYIVLEKLEKSEDDTSQVSVFNTLDNVTDQLPFKINKIEIRNSDFYISENNLNIPIKYLALSPFEYSYDIILDIENVSWQGAVVDNLFLDAEIVENNIRVRDGYVFIKDSKISGSGKYEFKNKKIHSDIEYKINFDSFEELKKKYHVKIDGILEGKATITGAIDKKDIFVSGVSNGSNIHSDYVNLDKFQTKYSFRNNKLALREFVGEVNNGQARISDKIVLNFSAEQVVENKVIVETRNLHLNDILYFLGDDFVLLKGRANGKVLLSMNENGDVLVDNIKGSPVYIKNLALKPSHDNILNFERVDISSLNIFAGNDFRIGINAKMNNSSLVGWGSVIGSEVDFTVKANDFNISDLGGEIAEVAKGRGDFDIKIKGSDEVVIDVHTLNAKYIEVFGFLLEKESNVDLRYSIDKNIIYVNELKNSTNGQTSIAGTVNLDKEVVNLNIGLNNVDLNLLERNVKPIWEDIKVYTTPFDGVFNADVNLNGKFSSFNTSLKINSDKVSVYKEPIDNISLKLVVTNDDVSIKDAFVKKNQSSVSADFIYNFKNGFEEINFLTTPIKLGSFYRYRDLGLGYNGHFSASVEAKKNGVLKGKGNAYLSETKIGNEEIGASELEFSFKDKVINFKTNLLNQSIHMDGELDFSKSHPRINLNYNVDMPDIKPSLAFISEHNSFNNELNGFVQLSGQLSYDFDPSRPVSSIVNLTQFHISNYGRSLTLKRPTSIEVDQSEIKQLNISLSGSGGFYNLVGSGNVDTNFQLVQDLDINLSYLTLLTSEIERILGTIKGKGIIVGNRNKYDLSHSLSTSNFGLKLKSVALEISNASGVGSYRDKKILINNLSGEIGSGDFDLSGYIKASFPLPEVYLTSNYTNVGYQVESRSIINTDGKLTLSGRGFPYLIKGSVFVNGGLIENEFNDFKSSSEFNKSLSKYITQNQRGIPDLINLDIDLSIKETVRLRNRLADLLIAGDLQIDGQFTNPSMQGQLIIVPGLSKFKFRGNDFILSEGVVFFTKEENIEPITLNLLANSTIGQYDIEMGITGSVDDISINLESNPSLSRDNIFSLLTLGVTSDFSQNLEDSQRTNLTTIGIGTFLVDQLNINEGLDAALGLKLSVLPEFTESSDSPIEEATKSEQSVKTATKLQITKKVNDNINLKFSNTFDSESNKQSINVDYSISDKLSIEGIFESEDDTNNKEGTDGSVGADIKYKWSF